The Aneurinibacillus sp. REN35 genomic interval CCGTGTCATCCCGACTGTTTATCGCTTATATGCCGGCAGCATCTTCTTCGGATTCACTGTCCGCGCCTTCTCCCACGTCTCCGGTTTTGCCTCTTCATATTGTTCAAGAAAGGCAATAACCTCCTTGGTAAGCGGTGTCGGCGTGGAAGCCCCAGATGTAACGGCTACTTTGCGCTTGCCCTTAAGCCAAGACAGGTCCAATTCATCCAGATCAGAAATGCGATATGCCGGCACACCTGCAATCTCCTCGGCCACCTGAGCCAAGCGGTTGGAGTTGTTGCTGCGCGGGTCTCCCACCACTAGAAGCAGATCGGCCTCCCCAGCTTGTTCAGCCACCGCTTCCTGTCGCACCTGCGTCGCCATGCAGATCTCATTATGAATCTCACACTGTGGATATTTTTGAATAACCTTATTCATAATATGCCTAATATCCCATTGGCTCATCGTTGTCTGGTTAGTCACAATCAGCTTATCAGCAGCGATATCCAACCGGTCAGCATCCGCCTCCGTCTCAATTAAATGAACACGGTCAGGTGCTACACCCAGCGCGCCTTCTGGTTCCGGATGGCCTTTTTTCCCAATATAAATGACATGATATCCTTGGGCAACCTTCTCCCGAATCAGGTCATGGGTTTTCGTTACGTCCGGGCATGTCGCATCTACAACAGTCAGCCCCTTAGCGCGAGCGCGTTCCTTTACTTGAGGCGATACGCCGTGCGCCGTGAAAATGACAGTGCCTTTCTCTATTTGCTCAAGCATCTCCATGCGATTCGGGCCGTCTAAGGTGATGATCTCCTGTTCTTCAAACGCTTTTACCACATGACTGTTATGAACGATCATGCCAAGAATATAGATTGGCCGCGGAAAATCGAAGTTCTGTGCTGTCTTCTGCGCCAGCACCATAGCGTCCACGACGCCGTAACAATAGCCGCGGGGCGAGATTTTAATAACTTCCATACTGTGTACTGCCTCCCCACCGTCAGATTGGGGCGCTGACTTAAGCGCCACCGCATCCATTATAACTCAAGCGGCAGTCCCAGCGCACCCCATTCACGTAATTCAAGCGTGCGAGCACCTTCGATGATCACCGGATCATTCTGTGCGAGTTCAAGCGCTTCTTCATATGTATCAGCAATATAAATAACCATGCCGCCCTTTCCGTCCGTAAACGGGCCGGCAGCCATAATTTTTCCTTCATGATAGAGCCTGTTAATATACGCAAGGTGAGCAGGGCGATGCTGGGCGTTCTTTTCCTGATCAATAATTGGTAAAAATGCAACATATTTCATTGTGTATTCCCCCTTTAGATGATGGCTTGGTCCATACAAAAAAGGGTCGTCCATATGTCCAACCCCCTTTTGACACCCACATGTACAGTTTAGCTTACCTTACTACGGTGTAGCAAACTTTGTCATTACAATCAGCACATCAGCGAATATGCAGACCAAAAGCGCAACCCCAGTGAACCCTATCGCAAACTTGTTCTTTTGCTTCATTACATTACGAAGACCCCATGCAACAAAGATCGTGAACACAAACATGAGAATATTCATCAGCATATTCCCTCAACCCCTCCCGTATAAAGCTGAAGTATAATTCCAAAACACCTTTTATTTTATCAAAGAGAGGCAAACTCTGGCAA includes:
- a CDS encoding YciI family protein, which produces MKYVAFLPIIDQEKNAQHRPAHLAYINRLYHEGKIMAAGPFTDGKGGMVIYIADTYEEALELAQNDPVIIEGARTLELREWGALGLPLEL
- a CDS encoding 4-hydroxy-3-methylbut-2-enyl diphosphate reductase, encoding MEVIKISPRGYCYGVVDAMVLAQKTAQNFDFPRPIYILGMIVHNSHVVKAFEEQEIITLDGPNRMEMLEQIEKGTVIFTAHGVSPQVKERARAKGLTVVDATCPDVTKTHDLIREKVAQGYHVIYIGKKGHPEPEGALGVAPDRVHLIETEADADRLDIAADKLIVTNQTTMSQWDIRHIMNKVIQKYPQCEIHNEICMATQVRQEAVAEQAGEADLLLVVGDPRSNNSNRLAQVAEEIAGVPAYRISDLDELDLSWLKGKRKVAVTSGASTPTPLTKEVIAFLEQYEEAKPETWEKARTVNPKKMLPAYKR
- a CDS encoding DUF2759 domain-containing protein; amino-acid sequence: MLMNILMFVFTIFVAWGLRNVMKQKNKFAIGFTGVALLVCIFADVLIVMTKFATP